DNA from Frateuria edaphi:
GCAGCCGGTGGAAGTAGCGGCAGTGCCGGTCCGTCCAGTCCATCATGGGCGCGACGCACAGGCGAAAGTCGGCAGGATCGGGGGTCATGCTCATGCGCACATTGTACGCAGGCGCACCTCTGCGATTTCGCCGCGGTCAGCCCGCGCCCCTGGCCGCCTTGGCCAGCCGCCGGTAGCGGCGCTTGGCGGCAAGCACCCCCAGGGCAAGCACGGTGAGTACGAGCGCCGGGACCTGCTGCTGGATGTCGTAGAACACGGCCGCGGCCATCAGCATCGGCGCGGAGACCAGCTCCAGCAGCCAGACGCGCGCGAGATTCCGTTCCACATCGGGCGCCAGCCGCGCGATGAAGGCGAGGTAGCCCCACATCACCCCGGCACAGGCGTAGGTGAGGCCCACGCCGGAGGCGTAGACGATGAAGCCCTTGTGGAGATCCTCGCCGGTGGCGCTCTGGGCGAGCGCGTAGCGCACCACCACCGGCACCAGGGCGACCAGGCTCAGCGTCAGCAGGTTGAGCACGGTACCGACCGCGTCCACGTCCCGCAGGTGGGCCACGATGCGCCGGTGCAGGAACCACAGCGATCCGATCAGCAGGAAGCTCAGGAAATACAGCAGCAGCGGGCGCCCCCAGGCCTGCAGCACCGTGGCGGCGAGGTCTTCTTCCGGCTTCAGTTCGATCGCCGAAAGGGTGATCGCGATGGCGAAGACGCCATCGGACAACATCACCATCCGGTCGAGGTGGCGCTGGCCGACGTGATGGTCGGTCAGCGCTTCGCGTACACGGCTTTCCATCGCTTGGGTTCCTGGCGGTTCGGTCGGCGCGCATCATGCCGCAGAACCCCGCGGCACGGGCAAGCACGGGCCGGATCGCGTACCCTATGCACCTGCGCCCGCCTGGCGCCCGCCCTTGCGCGGGCCCGCTTCCGGCCCCATCCCACGGCGCACCTTCGACCGATCCGAGACGAAATACACCATGGTGGCACTGGCGACCGAGCACGTGATCGACGTGCGGCACTGGAACGACAGCCTCTTCAGCTTCCGCGCGACGCGCGACCCGGGCTTCCGCTTCGAAAGCGGGCAGTTCGTGATGATCGGCCTGGAAGTGGACGGCCGTCCGCTGATGCGCGCCTACTCCATCGCCAGCGCGAGCTGGGAGGAGCACCTGGAGTTCTTCTCGATCAAGGTGCCCAACGGACCGCTGACCTCGCGCCTGCAGCACTTGAAGCCCGGCGACCCGTTGGTGGTCAGCCGCAAGTCCACCGGAACGCTGGTGCTCGATGACCTCAAGCCCGGCCGGAACCTGTACCTGCTCGGCACCGGCACGGGGCTGGCGCCGTTCATGAGCATCATCCGCGACCCGGCCACCTACGAGCGCTACGAGAAGATCGTGCTGGCCCATGGCGTGCGCCACATCAGCGACCTGGCCTATGCCGACTACCTGGAGCGCGAGCTGCCGCAGCACGAATACCTGGGCGAGCTGGCGCGCGAGAAGCTGATCTATTACCCCACCGTCACCCGCGAGCCGTTCCGCAACCGCGGACGCATCACCGACGCCATCGTCGACGGCGTGATGAGCCAGGCGACGGGCCTGCCGCCGCTCAGCCCGGACACCGACCGCGTGATGCTGTGCGGCAGCCCGGCGATGCTCGATGACCTGTGCGCGCTGCTGGACGGGCGCGGCTTCCAGGCGTCGCCGCGCACACGGGAGCCGGGCGATTACGTGATCGAGCGGGCGTTCGTCGAAAAGTAGGCCCTGCAAGGCCGTCCCATCCCCGCTTCGGGCACCGGGTGCCGCCCGACCGCGAGGTGCAGGCGAGCGGACGGAGCCAACTCGCCGGCAGCTTCAACAGGCTATCCACACCCGCACCACTAGCCTCCTGACGATTCGGCGCGATCCGCGCCGTCGTGCGGAGACTCCGGTGGCATCCATCACCCCGCCCCCCATGCAGGCAGGCCAGGCTCGCGGCAGCGTGGTCCTGGGCGTCGGGCGCGATGCCGCGCATTCCAGTCACGAGGCCGCCGCGCACGCGGCCATCGCACAGCAGTTGGCCGATCTGCTCGGATATGACTTCGCCGGCGCGTACGTCCCGGGCCAGCGCTATCCCGGTCCACTGTATTTCGTGCCGGGCGACGTGCTGACCGCGCTGGATGCGGCGCAAGCCTGCGGCATCCGCAGCGCCGCCGACCTGTTCGGCGGCGTGGTGCCCGACCGGGTCGTCGCCTCCAAGGCCATTACCCATCCGCTCGTCGATGCGCCCACGCGCGTACCGGAAGGCTGGTCGAGCGCCTTTGCCGAGCGCGTCCGCTCGGTGGTCCTGCCGGGCTACAGCGCCTACACGCCGGCCGACGCGCGCCGCGCGGGACGCGCGCTGTTGCACCTGGGCCCCGTGCGCATCAAGCCCGCGCATGGCAACGCCGGTCGCGGACAGCGCGTGGTCAGCGACATCAGCGAACTGGATGCGGTCGTGGCCGACTTCGATGAGGAGGCGCTGGCCCTCGATGGCATGGTGCTGGAAGCCGACCTTGTCGACCTGACCACCTGGAGCGTGGGCCAGGTGCGCGTGGACCATCACACCATCGCCTACTACGGCACGCAGTGGCTGACCCACGACAACGCGGGCGAGGTGGCCTACGGCGGCTCCAGCCTGCGCGTGCACCGTGGCGGCTTCGACGCGCTGCTGCGCGAATCGCTGCCACCGCCCGTGCGCGCGGCAGCCGCCCAGGCGCAGCTTTACGACGAGGCCGCGCGGCAATGTTTTCCGCGGATGTTCGCCTCGCGCCGCAACTACGACGTGGTGCAGGGCAAGGATCATCGCGGCCAGCCGCACGCCGGCGTGCTCGAATCGTCCTGGCGCATCGGCGGCGCCAGCGGCGCCGAGGCCGCCGCGCTGCTGCGCTTCCACGACGAGCCCGGCCGCCGCTGGCTCGGCGTGCGCTCGGAGGAACGCTACGGCACCGATGCCACGCCGCCACCCGGTGCCAGCGTGCTGTTCCACGGCGCCGATCCGGTCGTCGGCCCACTGCTCAAGTTCACGCTGGTGGAGGACGATGACGACGCGTAGCGAAAACACCGACATCGCCGTCGACGGCGCGCGCATCGCCGGCACCGTGCTTGCCCCCGGCTCGACCATCCCCGGCGTGCTGTTCGTGCATGGCTGGGGCGGCTGCCAGGAACGCGACCTGGGCCGCGCGCAGCAGATCGCCGCACTGGGCTGCATCTGCCTGACCTTCGACATGCGCGGCCACGTGCGCACCGAGGCCCTGCGCCAGACCGTCACCCGCGAACAGAACCTCGCCGACGTGGTGGCCGCCTACGATCATCTGCGCCTGCAGCCACACGTCGACCCGGATTCGATCCTGGTGGTCGGCGCCAGCTACGGCGGTTATCTCGCGTCGATCCTCACGTCGCTGCGCCCGGTGAAATGGCTCGCGCTGCGCGTGCCGGCGCTTTACGAGGACCAGGACTGGGACGAGCCCAAACGCTCGCTGCCGCGCAAGGAGCTGCACGCCTACCGCAGCCGCGTGCTGGAACCGGACGACAATCGCGCGCTGCGCGCCTGCAGCGATTTCCGCGGCGACGTGCTGATCGTCGAATCGGGCCACGACCACCTGGTGCCGCATCCGGCGATCGTGAGCTACCGCAACGCCTTCCACCGCTCCCACTCGGTCACCTACCGGATCGTCGACGAGGCCGACCACGCGCTTTCCAGCCCCGATTGCCAGCGCGCCTACTCCTCGATGCTGCTCGGCTGGACCACCGAAATGGTCTTCGGCGCCCGCGCCGGCGGCGCTCCCGGCCTGGCCCCGCCACGGCCCTCGTAGGATGGGCTCGGGCTAAGTCGCATCGAAGCCGGTCGCCAACCTGCGACCCGGCGCTTGTCCACGCGGGCGAACGCCTGCACATTGGGTGCGATCACCCGGGGAACCTGCCGATGGAAATCGCGCTGTACCTGCTCGCCGCGTTGCTCATCGTCGGCGGCCTCGCCGGCACGGTGCTGCCGATCCTGCCGGGCATCCCGATGATCTTCGGCGGCATCTGGCTGGTCGCCGCGGTCGATGGCTACCGGCACCTGGGCCTGGCCTGGCTGCTGGTGATCGGCGCGCTCGGCGCGCTCGGCGTACTGGTGGACTTCGTCGCCGGGGCGATGGGCGCCAAGCGCGTCGGTGCCAGCCCGCGCGCACTGTGGGGCGCCACGATCGGCACCGTGGTGGGCATGTTCCTGGGCATTCCCGGACTGATCCTGGGTCCCTTCGTGGGCGCGCTGCTGGGTGAACTCTCCGCCGGCACCAGCGTGCTGCGCTCGGCCCACGTCGGCGCCGGCACGTGGATCGGGCTGCTCGCCGGCACCCTGGTCAAGCTGGTGATCTCGTTCCTGATGGTTGGCCTTTTCGGCCTCGCCATGCTGATCTAGACCTCCGGCACAGGCATAGTCCAGACGCGCCCGCGTACGCTGCGCCGGCCATCCAAGGAGGAACACCCATGCGCAAGACCCTCGCCCTCGCCCTGGCTGCCACGCTGGCCACCGCCGGATCGCTGTACGCGCAGACCGCGCCCGCCTCGTGGGTCGAACGCAGCAACGCCGACGCCAAGGTGCTGCTGGACGCCATCGCACGCTTCAGCCCCGAATTCGCCACTCAGGTGGGCGTGCCCGGCTACGACACCAAGGTCGCCGACCTGAAGCCCGGCATCGACAAGCGCTCGCGCGCTGCACTGGTCGAGGCCAAGGGCAAGCTGGAAAAGATGCTCGCCACGGAAAAGGACTCCAACGTGCGCGAGGACCTCAAGATCATGATCGAGGCGACCGCGCAGCAGATCGAAGGCATCGACCTCAACCACAAATACCTGCTGCCCTATACCGACATCGGCTCGCTGATCTTCAGCGGCGAATTCGTGCTGCTGAAGGACGACGTCGACGCCAAGCGCCGCCCGTCCGCGCTCCAGCGCCTGGAGTGCTACGTCGGCAAGGCACCCGGTTGTACGCCGGTCACCCAGGAAGCGAAGGCGTTGATGGCGGCGCGCCTCGGCGACAAGGCGCTGCTGGGCCCGTACAAGGGCGAAGTGGAGCAGAAGCTCGCCAACACGCCGCGCTACGTCGAGGGCATCCGCAAGCTGTTCGCCAAGTACAAGCTCGACACGCCCGAAGGCAAGGCCGCGCTGGACACGCTCGATGCGCAGTTGAAGGACTACGACGCCTGGGTGCGCAGCACCGTGCTGCCGCGCGCGCGCACCGACTTCCGCCTGCCCGAGCCGCTGTACGCCTACAACCTCAAACAGGTCGGCATCGACATCCCGCCCGAGCAGCTGATGAAGCAGGCCGAGCTCGAATTCATGGAACTGCGCGGCATGATGCAGGCGATGGCGCCGGTGGTGGCCAAGGCCGAAGGCATCGACGCGACCGACTACCGCGACGTGCTCAAGGCGCTCAAGAAGCAGCAGCTCACCCGCGACCAGGTCGAGCCCTGGTACCACCAGGTGCTCGGCCACATCGAGGACACCATCCGCGACAAGAACATCGTCACGCTGCCCAAGCGTGCGATGCAGATGCGCGTGGCGTCCGAGGCCGAGGCGGCGCAGACGCCCGCGCCGCACATGGACCCGCCGCCGTTCCTCAACAACCACGGCGAGCGCGGCACCTTCGTGCTGACCATGGGCAACCCCGGCAACGGCAAGGACAACAGCCAGGCCTATGACGACTTCACCTTCAAGGCCGCGGCCTGGACCCTGACCGCGCACGAAGGCCGCCCCGGCCATGAACTGCAGTTCGCCGCGATGGTCGAACGCGGCGTCTCGCTGGCGCGCAGCCTGTTCGCCTTCAACAGCGTCAACGTGGAAGGCTGGGCGCTCTATGCCGAATCGGAAATGCTTCCGTATGAGCCGCCGGCCGGGCAGTTCGCCGCGCTGCAGGCCCGCCTGATGCGCGCCGCCCGCGCCTACCTCGACCCGATGCTCAACCTGGGCCTGATCACCCGCGAGCGCGCGCACGACGTACTGACCCACGACGTCGGCCTGTCCGAAGCGATGGCCCGCCAGGAACTGGACCGCTACACCTTCAACAGCCCCGGCCAGGCCACCGCCTACTTCTACGGCTACCTGCGGCTGCAGCAGCTGCGGCTTGAAACCGAGCTGGCGCTGGGCGACAAGTTCGACCGCAAGGCCTTCAACGACTTCGTGATCGGCCAGGGCCTGTTGCCGCCGGCGCAGCTGGCCGAGGCGGTGAAGATCCAGTTCGTTCCGCAGCAGAAGCAGATGAAGTAACTGCACGCCTGATCGCCACCCTTGCATCGCGGAGGTGGGCGATCAGGACCACCGGCAGAAGCAAGCTCCGAAAGCTCTGATCGCAGAATTAGGGCGAGGCAGAATTAGGGCGAGTCCGTTCCCGCGCCCGAACCCTCTCCCCGGGGGAAAGAGGGAGCAGCGCGCGACGCACCGCCCGTCCAAAAGGCACACGCAGCCCAGTGTGTGCCGCGACGCACACAACTCGTGCTCCTCTCCCCTCAGGTCCCGAGCGCCCGCGGTAAAGCGGCGGCAGCTCCTCTAAGAGCGTGAGACTTACCAAGCAAAGCGAAGCGGCACCTATGCTCTTATCCCTCACCGGGCTCGGCAGGCCATTTCTTTTGGCTCCTTTCTTTGGGCCAGCAAAGAAAAGTGACTCGAGCGCCGGCAGGCGATCGAAAGCCCGCCGCAGACGAGCCAGGTCGCGGGGAACCCCGCAGGACATCAAGCAAGGCTGCGCTCACGCGAACAGTCCCGCGAGGCCCGGCCCTCACCCGGAAGGGGAGAGTGAGCTGAAACCTGGCGCTCAGTCGGGAATGACATAGAGCAGCACGGCCAGATAATGCAGTACGCTGCCAGCCAGCACGAAGCCGTGCCACACCGTGTGGTGGAACGGCACCCGCTTGCACAGATAGAACGGCACACCCAGCGTGTAGGTCGCCCCGCCCGCGATCAGCAGGATCAGCCCACCCGGCGCCAGATGCGTGCGCAACGGCTCGAACGCCACCAGCGCCACCCAACCCATCGCCACATAGATCGACACCGCCAGCCAGCGAGTCCGGATCCGCCGCAACAGCCCCAGCTCCAGCGCACTGCCGGCCAACGCCAGGGCCCAGATCGTGCCGAACAATCCCCAGCCCCACGCCCCCGGCAACACGATCAGCGTAAAGGGCGTATAGGTACCGGCGATCAGCAGGAAGATCGCGATGTGATCCAGCGTGCGCAGTACCCGCCGCGGCAATTCGCCGGGAATTGCGTGGTACAGGGTCGAGGCGGTGTACAGCAGGATCAGCGTGCTGCCGAACACCGCGCTGGCAACCACCGCCCTTGCGTCGCCACGCAGCGCAGCGAACGCCACCAGTGTCGCCAGTCCGCCGATGCTGAGCAGGATGCCGATGCCATGGATCAGCGTGCTGGCCAGTTCATCGCCGAAACGGTAGCGCGGCGGGCTGGCGACGGAAGGCGCGGGCATGGCAGTGCTCCAGGATGGAAAGGCCAGGCGGCCACCCTACCATACCCACGCGTACTGTTTCTTGCGACGGACGTCTGGACGTCCCTTTCGTCGAGCCGGGTCTACTGCTCGATGATGAACGCCCCGAACGCCACGCCAAGGTTCCAGCCCTCGCCCTTGCCGCTCAGCGCCAGTCCCACGTTGCCCTTGGTCAGCGCCTGCGCGCCGGCCGACTTGACCGCGCCGGCGTGCGCCTCGGCGTTGGCGTAGTGGCCGAGCACCTCGTGGATGTCGTAGACGCCGGTGAACTTGCCGATGCCGTTGTCGATATGGGTCTTGCCGAAGGTGAGCCCGCCGCCCTTGGCGCTCAGCTTCACGTGCATGGTTTGGCCGTTGCTGCAGCGGATCGTGCCGCTGCCCTTGGCGGTCTTGTAGAAGACCGACCAGCCCGACAGCGAAAAGGTCATCTTGCAGGAGATCTCGCCCGCGTGCGCCGGAGCCGGCGCCAGCGCCAGTCCGCCCACCAGCAGCGCCAGCGCGCCCAGTTGTTTCCACATGGTCATGATTGCCTCCCGTTCGGCCCCCGCGGCCGCGCCGGGCGATTGTGCGGCAAGACCACGGCGCCGGGAATGCTTGCGCCCGGGCGATCGGCGGGCCTAGGCTGGAACCGCGCCGGCACGATTCCCTCTGCCCCGGTCCCTCTACACGAGGCAGCGTGCCTGCGCCACAAGCACAGGAGGATCGCCCATGTCGTCCGCAGTCCTGGCTTCATCCCGCACCCACGCCCATCCCGACCTGGTCCGCATCACCGCGCTGAGCGCGGCGATGGCCATCAACCTTACCGTGTTCATCGCCGCCACCCGGCCGTTGCCGCCGCTGGCCCTGCCCCGCCTGGACGCGCCGGCGCTGAGCGCGCGCTTCGTCCCGCCCAAGCCAAAGCCGGTAGAAACGCCGCCGCTGCCGGCCGTGACGCCGGTGACGCGGCACGCGCCGGTGCACATCACTGCGCCCGTCGCCACCACGCTGCACATCAGCGACGAAGGGACCGTGGCGGCGCCACCGATCCGCATCCCCACGATCGCGCCACCGGCGGTCACCGCGACGCCGGCCACCGTGCCGGGCGAGCCGGTCGAGGCCAGCCTCGCCTACCGCAGCGCGCCACTGAT
Protein-coding regions in this window:
- a CDS encoding energy transducer TonB; translated protein: MSSAVLASSRTHAHPDLVRITALSAAMAINLTVFIAATRPLPPLALPRLDAPALSARFVPPKPKPVETPPLPAVTPVTRHAPVHITAPVATTLHISDEGTVAAPPIRIPTIAPPAVTATPATVPGEPVEASLAYRSAPLIFPPQAIHQHMHGTVLLRVLVDEEGKPVDVIVEQSSGYRLLDRSAREQVLAGWRFQPASVDGHAVRAWARVPVSFELRKL
- a CDS encoding DUF456 domain-containing protein — translated: MEIALYLLAALLIVGGLAGTVLPILPGIPMIFGGIWLVAAVDGYRHLGLAWLLVIGALGALGVLVDFVAGAMGAKRVGASPRALWGATIGTVVGMFLGIPGLILGPFVGALLGELSAGTSVLRSAHVGAGTWIGLLAGTLVKLVISFLMVGLFGLAMLI
- a CDS encoding TMEM175 family protein, translating into MESRVREALTDHHVGQRHLDRMVMLSDGVFAIAITLSAIELKPEEDLAATVLQAWGRPLLLYFLSFLLIGSLWFLHRRIVAHLRDVDAVGTVLNLLTLSLVALVPVVVRYALAQSATGEDLHKGFIVYASGVGLTYACAGVMWGYLAFIARLAPDVERNLARVWLLELVSAPMLMAAAVFYDIQQQVPALVLTVLALGVLAAKRRYRRLAKAARGAG
- the trhA gene encoding PAQR family membrane homeostasis protein TrhA, translated to MPAPSVASPPRYRFGDELASTLIHGIGILLSIGGLATLVAFAALRGDARAVVASAVFGSTLILLYTASTLYHAIPGELPRRVLRTLDHIAIFLLIAGTYTPFTLIVLPGAWGWGLFGTIWALALAGSALELGLLRRIRTRWLAVSIYVAMGWVALVAFEPLRTHLAPGGLILLIAGGATYTLGVPFYLCKRVPFHHTVWHGFVLAGSVLHYLAVLLYVIPD
- a CDS encoding alpha/beta hydrolase family protein — protein: MTTRSENTDIAVDGARIAGTVLAPGSTIPGVLFVHGWGGCQERDLGRAQQIAALGCICLTFDMRGHVRTEALRQTVTREQNLADVVAAYDHLRLQPHVDPDSILVVGASYGGYLASILTSLRPVKWLALRVPALYEDQDWDEPKRSLPRKELHAYRSRVLEPDDNRALRACSDFRGDVLIVESGHDHLVPHPAIVSYRNAFHRSHSVTYRIVDEADHALSSPDCQRAYSSMLLGWTTEMVFGARAGGAPGLAPPRPS
- a CDS encoding DUF3182 family protein, producing the protein MASITPPPMQAGQARGSVVLGVGRDAAHSSHEAAAHAAIAQQLADLLGYDFAGAYVPGQRYPGPLYFVPGDVLTALDAAQACGIRSAADLFGGVVPDRVVASKAITHPLVDAPTRVPEGWSSAFAERVRSVVLPGYSAYTPADARRAGRALLHLGPVRIKPAHGNAGRGQRVVSDISELDAVVADFDEEALALDGMVLEADLVDLTTWSVGQVRVDHHTIAYYGTQWLTHDNAGEVAYGGSSLRVHRGGFDALLRESLPPPVRAAAAQAQLYDEAARQCFPRMFASRRNYDVVQGKDHRGQPHAGVLESSWRIGGASGAEAAALLRFHDEPGRRWLGVRSEERYGTDATPPPGASVLFHGADPVVGPLLKFTLVEDDDDA
- a CDS encoding ferredoxin--NADP reductase, with product MVALATEHVIDVRHWNDSLFSFRATRDPGFRFESGQFVMIGLEVDGRPLMRAYSIASASWEEHLEFFSIKVPNGPLTSRLQHLKPGDPLVVSRKSTGTLVLDDLKPGRNLYLLGTGTGLAPFMSIIRDPATYERYEKIVLAHGVRHISDLAYADYLERELPQHEYLGELAREKLIYYPTVTREPFRNRGRITDAIVDGVMSQATGLPPLSPDTDRVMLCGSPAMLDDLCALLDGRGFQASPRTREPGDYVIERAFVEK
- a CDS encoding DUF885 domain-containing protein; translation: MRKTLALALAATLATAGSLYAQTAPASWVERSNADAKVLLDAIARFSPEFATQVGVPGYDTKVADLKPGIDKRSRAALVEAKGKLEKMLATEKDSNVREDLKIMIEATAQQIEGIDLNHKYLLPYTDIGSLIFSGEFVLLKDDVDAKRRPSALQRLECYVGKAPGCTPVTQEAKALMAARLGDKALLGPYKGEVEQKLANTPRYVEGIRKLFAKYKLDTPEGKAALDTLDAQLKDYDAWVRSTVLPRARTDFRLPEPLYAYNLKQVGIDIPPEQLMKQAELEFMELRGMMQAMAPVVAKAEGIDATDYRDVLKALKKQQLTRDQVEPWYHQVLGHIEDTIRDKNIVTLPKRAMQMRVASEAEAAQTPAPHMDPPPFLNNHGERGTFVLTMGNPGNGKDNSQAYDDFTFKAAAWTLTAHEGRPGHELQFAAMVERGVSLARSLFAFNSVNVEGWALYAESEMLPYEPPAGQFAALQARLMRAARAYLDPMLNLGLITRERAHDVLTHDVGLSEAMARQELDRYTFNSPGQATAYFYGYLRLQQLRLETELALGDKFDRKAFNDFVIGQGLLPPAQLAEAVKIQFVPQQKQMK